A window of Candidatus Effluviviaceae Genus I sp. genomic DNA:
CAAGAAGGGGGAGAAGCTCGCGTCGTACTTCGCCGCCCTCGCGTCGCTGAACACCGAGGGCGGGCGGCTCGCCGGAGCGTACCTCAGGCGCTCGATGGAGATCGGCGAGAAGCTCGTGGCCGACGGCGTGGCCAACTCGGCCGACGACGTGAACGGCGTGATGACGAACGGGTTCTATCACCTCTACGGGCCCATCAACGAGTATGCGGCGTCCATGGTCGGCGGCGCGGGAGGCGTCCGATGAAGAAGCTCAGGCGGCGCGTGTTCATGACGGCGGGAAGCAACACCATCTCGCTCGGCACCGGGCGGAAGGAGTTCCACCCCAAGAAGCCGCGGCCGGGGCTCGAGCACTACATCAAGGAAGCGGGGCAGGGGGCGCTCGCGCAGGTCAGCGGCCCTGACGCGATCGACGAGGGCGTCATCGGCAACTTCATGGCGGCGCGCTTCAACCGGCAGGGCAACCTCGCCGCGATGATGCCGCTCGTGGACCCGAAGCTCGAGTACAAGCCGCTCATCCGCGTCGAGGGCGCGTGCGGCTCCGGCGGGCTCGCGCTCGCGACGGCCGTGCGATCGATCCTCGCGGAGACCGCCGAGACGGTGCTCACGATCGGCGTCGAGGTGCAGAACACGGTCAAGGCCGTGTACGGCGCCGACATCCTGGCGGGCGCGGGCCACTACGCGAGCCAGCGCAAGAGCGGCCACGCGTACTTCTTCCCGAGCAAGTTCTCCGACCGGGCCTGCGCCGCGTACAAGGAGTTCGGCTACGACAAGGTGCGCGAGGCGATGGCGCGCTGGTACGAGCGGGCCGTGCTCAACGCCCGGAAGTGCCCGAAGGCGCAGGAGCACCACAACGCCATCGAGGACCTCTTCGCCGCCGGCATGACGAAGCCGAACCCGAAGACCTTCTGCGAGTGCATCAACGTCTACGACTGCTCGAAGGTCTCGGACGGCGCCTCGGCGGTCATCTTCGCTTCCGAAGAGGGCCTCAAGAGGCTCGGCGTGGAGAAGAAGGACGCGGTCGAACTGCTCGGCTTCGGGCAGGTCGTTGCCGACATCTCGAAGGACCCCGAGTCCCAGACGCAGCTCACGACGAGCGCGCGGGCGGTCAAGCAGGCGCTGGGGATGGCCGGGCTGACCGCCGCGGACGTCGGCATGCTCGAGGTGCACGATTGCTTCACCATCGGGGGGCTCCTCTCGCTCGAGGCCGCGGGGTTCTGCGGGTACGGCGAGACCTACGACTTCGTCCGCGAGGGGCGCACGGCCCCGGACGGCGACATCCCGACCAACCTGTCGGGCGGTCTCGTGGGGTACGGGCACTACACCGGTGGGACCGGCGTGCGGCAGGCGGCGGACATCGCCATGCAGCTCTCGGGGAAGCCGGACGGCCAGCGCATCAACGTGAAGAAGCCCATCGGGCTCATGATCTCGATGGGCGGGAACGACCGGACCGTGGTGTCCTGCGTGTTCGGACGGGCGCAGTAGGGGACGGGGAAGCGCGGGGAGAGCGGACGGCTGTCAGGAGGCGGAGGGGCTCGCTGCGGCGGGTCCTTCCGCCTTCTCGTTCGAGCGCCGGGCGGCGCACGGTCCCAGCGCCGCGATCCGCTCGACGAACGCGTTGATCACCTCCCGGAACCTCGTGCCCTCGCTCGCCGAGACCCACTCGAGGGCGAGGCGCTCGGGCTCGATGCCCAGGTCCTTCAGGACGCGGCGGAGCAGCACCACGCGGCGCATCGTCCTGTGGTTCCCCTCGACGTAGTGGCACTCGCCGGGGTGGCAACCGGCCACCATCACGCCGTCGGCGCCGGCGACGAAGGTCTCGAGGATGAGCTCGGGGTCCACGCGGCCGGAGCACATCGTCCGTACCACGCGGAAGTGGGGGGACATCTTGAGCCTCGACACGCCGGCGAGGTCGGCGCCGGCGTACGCGCACCAGTTGCAGCAGAAGACGATGACCGTCGGCTTGAAGGCGCCCTTCTCGCGCTCCGTCATGGCGGCTCCGCTTCCGTCCCCGTGTCCCGGGAGGCTCCGTCAGGATCGTGGGGCCGGTCGGCGCCGGCCCCGTGGCAGAGAGAATACACCCTGCGGCTCGCAAGCGCAACAGGACTCAGGACAACAAGTTGCGGGCGGGGCGGCGACGACGGCCCCTGAGGCGCAGCCGGATTCAGCGTTGCGGCGCCGGCCCCCGCGGGCTATAATCTCCCCTTCGCCGCGGCGGAAGGGAGGGCGGTGCGTGGGCGTGCGTGAGAGCGTCCGCCAAGTCCTGAGCAGGATGGAAGATGCGGCGGACCGCGCCCTGCGCGACCCTGCCGAGATCACGCTGGTCGCCGTGACGAAGACGGTGCCGGTCAAGCGGATCATCGAGGCGGTCGAGGCCGGCGTGACCGCGATCGGCGAGAACAGGGTGCAGGAGGCCGGGCGCAAGTTCGAGGAGCTCGACCTCCCCGTCGAGAAGCACCTCGTGGGGCACCTCCAGACCA
This region includes:
- a CDS encoding hydrogenase iron-sulfur subunit, with product MTEREKGAFKPTVIVFCCNWCAYAGADLAGVSRLKMSPHFRVVRTMCSGRVDPELILETFVAGADGVMVAGCHPGECHYVEGNHRTMRRVVLLRRVLKDLGIEPERLALEWVSASEGTRFREVINAFVERIAALGPCAARRSNEKAEGPAAASPSAS
- a CDS encoding YggS family pyridoxal phosphate-dependent enzyme; translation: MAAPLPSPCPGRLRQDRGAGRRRPRGRENTPCGSQAQQDSGQQVAGGAATTAPEAQPDSALRRRPPRAIISPSPRRKGGRCVGVRESVRQVLSRMEDAADRALRDPAEITLVAVTKTVPVKRIIEAVEAGVTAIGENRVQEAGRKFEELDLPVEKHLVGHLQTNKVRDALGLFDLIQSVDSVRLAREISHRADAAGKTARVLVEVNTSGEGTKNGLPPDEAAAAVEQMAGLPGLRVEGLMTVGAFLPDPEDVRPCFRRLRALRDEIEERVVPGVSMAHLSMGMTNDFEVAVEEGATLVRVGRAIFGERPTD
- a CDS encoding 3-ketoacyl-CoA thiolase; translation: MKKLRRRVFMTAGSNTISLGTGRKEFHPKKPRPGLEHYIKEAGQGALAQVSGPDAIDEGVIGNFMAARFNRQGNLAAMMPLVDPKLEYKPLIRVEGACGSGGLALATAVRSILAETAETVLTIGVEVQNTVKAVYGADILAGAGHYASQRKSGHAYFFPSKFSDRACAAYKEFGYDKVREAMARWYERAVLNARKCPKAQEHHNAIEDLFAAGMTKPNPKTFCECINVYDCSKVSDGASAVIFASEEGLKRLGVEKKDAVELLGFGQVVADISKDPESQTQLTTSARAVKQALGMAGLTAADVGMLEVHDCFTIGGLLSLEAAGFCGYGETYDFVREGRTAPDGDIPTNLSGGLVGYGHYTGGTGVRQAADIAMQLSGKPDGQRINVKKPIGLMISMGGNDRTVVSCVFGRAQ